Genomic DNA from Budorcas taxicolor isolate Tak-1 chromosome 5, Takin1.1, whole genome shotgun sequence:
GGTAAGTACACCTCCCTACAACTGAGCGTCAACCATCAGGTCACAGAAGACAGCCACAGACTGGGATGGGGCGGGTGACAGGTAGTCTTGGGAAGATGGGGTGAACCTCACAGGGCCTGGCTTCCAGAAACACAGTATGGGGCACTGACTGCTCTGAGGGGTGCCCAGTGGGAGCTGGAAGGGCTGAGGCCCAGGCACCAGGAAGTGATGCCAACTGGCCTCCTGCTTTCTCCCTTCGCAGGTGGCCCACAGCAGGACTGGCACACCAACGGCCCGCCTCCCCTTGCAGCACtcctccctggagcacagagaacCAGAAACCAGGGTTTGGGAAGACGGGGCTCCCCAGCTGTGCCTCTGCTGCCGGCCACGTCTCCATTTGGGGCCAAAGGGGAAACTCTCGTGGGAGGAGCAGAGGGGCCCACGTCCCTCCTCTGGGCTCCCCCATGCACGTTGCCTTATCTCTTCCCCCTCTAGCCAGGAACTTGTGTTTTTCTTCTGCCAATTTACTATGATTGTATCTGTGCCGCTGCCTCCACACCCCCcatggggggaagggaggggcaaGGCGCCGCCTGCTCCACTTTTCTACCTTGGACTGACTGTACCACATAAAATCACTTCAGTTCGTTTGGTTTTTCACGGCTGGCGCCCCAGCTACTTTCTTTCAAACGCCCTCCATGTGTGCCATGGCTGAAACAATCAGGGCTCCCTCATTTAGGGCACCAGACTGCAAACACCGTAACCTCTCGGGTCTTCCTGAGGTCTGAGGGATTACACCAGGTCACAGCATTGCTGCTGAGTTTAGGAACTCTCAGAGGACAACCAGGTTTACAAGAACAACGTTTATAAAACAAACGGATAGCAGGCGTACAGCCTGGACTTCCGCAGACCCCAGTTtgggtgcgggggtgggggtctTCCAGCAGTCAACTGAGGACAGGGGCGGGAAGCAACATTCGCAGTGTCTGTTGGGACCGGGCTCTGCTGTCAGACGACCCCCCACGCTTCTTCAAAGGCGGTGGTGACTTTTGCACAGGTGAGGGCAGCAGAGAGCGGGTAGTTGCTGATGGACACCATCTTCTCTGTGTACTCCACGGCTACCTGAGGAAAGCATCGGTCAGCGCCTCGGTCGCTCCATCACAGGTTCAGCCCTGCTTTAGGGCAGAAAAACTgccatctcagcactgtttaccaCCAGTGTGGGCAAAGGATGGAGAGGACTAGTTCCAACCATGACGCACACCCCAGCGTTCCTCACAGGATGCGCCAGGGGCAGGAGGTGGAGCCCCCTCAGCTTTCTCCTTACCCTCTACCTCCCAACTCTTAAGGATCATCAAAATGCTGAGTGCTCTCGGGATTCTGTGCTAAGCTTCAGCTCCATGAAGGATCTGAGAGTTGAGCCCAGGCCTTACCTTGCCATGGGCAAAGGCCCCCACCACAAAGACAATGGGGTCACTGCTGGGCGCCAGTTCTCGCACATCACTGACGACCGGGACAGAAAAAGAAGTGCCAATTTTCATACACCCAACTGGGAAGTGGTCTGACACTGGATTCTTAATcacctaaagaaaaataaataaataaaaatcagccCCAGAAACATTCCCAGAACACCACCTCCAACCAGTAGGTAACAACACCTCACCTTCAAGAGCTTCTGGGGGCCATCAGCAGCTCGAACGCTGAGTTTGTGTAAAAGCTGAACTAGGACGGAAAAACAGAGTTCAGAGCTAGGTGGAGACCCAGCTTCTCATGCCCAGTGATTCAACCAGAAAACCCTTAGGTGAGCTGGGTTCCACGTGTTCCATGCATCCACACAACTGAGATGTTCTCAACAAGCAGCTACCAAGCACGAGGCTGGTTGTGCAGTGACAggcccctctcccttctctgcagCCAGGAACCCACGTACATGGTAAGAAAGTGCAGACCCCTGGTTCTGGAATCAGGTCACCTGACCCCTCCCCCACCTAAAAAACTCCACACTTTattccccttcctcttcctccttccatcAATTCTGCCAAGTTTCTCTCTCACCCATGAGGCCACAAAAGCGGTCAAAGGTTCTGGGAATTCGAGTCTGGGGGTTCACTTCAATCAGCACATTCTTCTGCGTATGGATGTAAACCTGGAGCAAGCCCGCCCGGTTCAGGGGACTGTCCATCAGCATCAGTAAACTctgagggaggtgaggtggagaCCAGGGCACAGTCAGGACAGAAAAGAAGCCCCACAGCTGCCTTACCTTCTGTCCAGAGGCCCCAGGGCCTGAGCTCCGCCCCTGGAGTTACCTGGTGAGCTATGTCCGGCCTCACTTCCCCAGGGTCCCGGCCATTCTTCAACAAGATGGACTTGTGCTTGTCACAGTTGAGCAGCTCATACGTCTTCCCCACCTGAGAACAGGGACCAAGAGCTACGTAAGCTGCTTTTCCCTGGAATGCCGGTTCTCAAAAAGGGGTCCCCAAACCAGCATCATCTGAAAACTTGCTGAACAGTCAGATTCTCAGGCCCACCCCAGAGATATACATCAGATACTTGGGGTGGGGTGCCCAAATCCTGCAGGGGATCCTCTGTGCCCacatcttccccacccccatcactgatcttggaggaaagagggaggaagagggcagCCTATGATTCCACACACTTTAAACTGGTTCTAATTTTAAAACCTATGGTTATCAAGCAAAGCCAGTGAGGGGTTCTGGAACCAGGCAAAAGTTAGGTTAGTGAGCAAGGCTGAATGCTTGTTTACCACAAAAGCATTACATGCACACTGGGCAAAACATACATGGTCACTACCCTCAGTCTGCTTAAAACAAGCAGGCACAATGTGAAGAGCTGCAAATCTCAACAGGAAGAAGTGTGAAAACTCTTAATGAGGCCAGAGGTAGTGTAACCAAGGAACATTCtcagaagtaaaagaaaaggGGGTGATTCCAGGTTTAAGATGTGTAAGCAACAGCTAAAACAAACAGTTGCAAACTGGAGCCCTGAGGAGCATTAGGGTGGTTGGTAAAAAGTTTTAAGTGCAAATACAGTTTTGAGAGGCTAAGTTTTTATGTATCAATACAACATTTGTATGTCTGGCAACATTTTGAGCTATGACTCCAAAAAGTTTAGGGGAAGAGGCATATAAATTTTGAGATTAACTGAGTGACATAAAAATGTCACAGAGAACAAAAACAAAGGGCCAAGAGCTAAGTCCACGGAACACTCTTGTATGTATctgcgtgctcagttgcgtccaatctgagactccatggactgcaacccaccaggctcctctgtccatgggacttctaggcaagaatgttggtgtgggttgccatttctattcCAAGGGCATTCTTAATTATAGCAAAAAAAAGAACTTCTTGAATAGATGAATCTAGTTTTGACTCATTAGTTATAACCAAGGTTTTGTTCTTTTAATGGAATACAACAGAAAACATCAGAGTAATTCAAATGCAGTCATGGTAGATAAAGGACTATGAAACTTTCTCCTCCATATAGCTGAGTGTGCACACTGGCTCACagtgcaatttttttctttttattgtgggcTGTGGTTAATAAGCTTGAAAACCACTAATTAGAATAATCAAAGAATGAATACCATGTGTATTCTGTAGTAGGTACTGGAgatataagaatttttaaaatcttattctcTGTCCTTATTATAGCCTTCTAGTGGAAGAGACAACCAACCACATGAATATTTAATTCAAATTGTGATAAACATGAAGGAAAACTAAATAGTTCACTAAAGGATTATGAGGACCTGATTTATACCAGGAAGGGAATCATTTCTATGAGAGAGTAACATTTAATAATTGAAGAATGAGTAACAGAATCAATAATCGTCCAATGAATAAACATTAAGTAGGAATTAATGAGCCAAAGAGCTGAGTAAAAGGAGCTCGCAGTTACACAACATTATCTGCAATCGCCTTAAACTTAGTGTTTTCAAAGAGCTTAGAGGAGGCCAGTGAGGCTGGAGTACAAAGAATAAAtggagaggggacttccctggtggtccagtgactaagactctacactcccaatgcaggcggcccagattagatccctggtgggggaactagatccggcatgccacagtgaagatctcatgtgtcacaactatgaccaagcacagccaaataaattttttaaaaaaaagaaaaaattgagcaGGCTGATGAGGCTGGCAGAAGCAAGAGGTACCAGCACAAGGAAGGCAAAAGCTAACAGTACAGAAgacttcaacttcagcttcaacgtcagcaATGGATTTTATCACCGTTGGAGTATCATCAATAACAACTGGCCTAATTTACTCTGGAGTATGTTCTAGAAACTTTTAATTTAGCTACAACCTTTTCAGCTTCTTAATAAGTAACCTGAACCAGTAACAACTAATTCCAAGTGACAAAGATTATTCTAAATCCTTTACACACACTAACTcctttaatcctcccaacaattCAGTAAAATAGGTACAAATACCATCATCCCCACAGAACATACCAGGAAACCAAGTGGTTAAGTGAATCTGAGAACTAACAGGCTGGAGGAATGACTATGTGAACCTATAATTAGGTTAGAAATATCAattatagaagaaaatgaaaggaaacctGATTAGCTggtcattttaaaagttttctaacTGCAAGCTTAATAAAGTGCCATAGTGGCTgaggaaagaaagatggaaaagaaCTGCACCTAGATTACTATGGAAGTGTACTACTTTTAAAGCACTTTCATTACAATACTCCTGCAAAGTATTAACTGAGTTCTACAAACTGACTACAAACTTCTCAAGAATCAGACTCTTAAAATAAGTGTAAGCCCCTGGGTTAAAATTCAGGTCTGACTTCTCAACTTGTGCTATTTCTTCTGGCTCTACTCAATGAACAAGTTTAGCTCTAAAGGGCAAGAGAAACAATGTCAAAAGGAATGAGAACACTGCATAAAGTTTTAAGAGGGAACTTCCACATTTATTTGGGAGAAGAGCCAAATGATAGGTAAAAATAAAGACGTGAATGTACTGATAACCTGATTCACGCAGTGTTTTGAAATGTATAGTAGTAATAAAGAATGACAGACATGTTTCAACGAATCTAAACACTAAGTCCTTACAAATAAAAGGGTGGGCCGACTGAGCTAAAgggcctcatgatgaaagtgaaagaggagagtgaaaaagttggcttaaagctcaactttcagaaaactaagatcatggcatctggtcccatcacttcatggcaaatagatggggaaacagtggaaagagcgactgactatttttctgggctccaaaatcactgcagatgatgactgcaaccatgaaattaaaagacgcttgctccttggaaagaaaattatgaccaacctagagagcatattgaaaagcagagacattactttgtcaacaaaggtcggtccagtcaaggctatggtttttccagtactcatgtatggatgtgagaggtggactataaagaaagctgagcaccaaagaattgatgcttttgaactgtggtgttggagaagactcctgagagtcccttggactgctaggagatccaaccagtccatcctgaaggagatcagtcctgagtgttcattggagggactgatgttaaagctgaaactccaatactctggccacctgatgtgaagagctgactcgttggaaaagaccctgatgctgggaaagattgagggcaggaggagaaggggatgacagaggatgagatggttggatgacatcaccaacacaatggacatgggtttgggtggactccatgggttggtgatggacagggaggcctggcgtgctgcggttcattgggtcgcaaagccacgactgagcgactgaactgactgagctacaGTAATTACCTCTGCCCAGTAAACTTGTCTTGGGATGAACCGAGGAACGACACGAAGGACGAAACCTCTCCCCTAAGACGACTTTGGGGTTAGGATTATCACAGAATCCTGGTAAATCAATCGGAAGCAAGGATGTGAGCGGCACAGAGATTCAAGAGCAAAGAAAACGAGTACTACCAACTCAGGATGTTAAACGAAGAGGCAGTCGATTAGGCCACTCCTCCAAAAGCATGTTTCACCCGTCTCTGCTTTCTCCATCCATCACCCCCTGAGCCCACCACCCTCACCACACCGGATCCCATCCTATCGATCCACTAGCTCTCCATCTCCTAGTCCAAGTCTACCTTGACTGTCTCCAGACTGGCTCCTTCCAGCACCACAATGAGCCTACGGCCTCCGATCTTGCTACCCGCCCCAAGTCGGGGCCGCTTGGGCGCCACAGCATCCCAGTCCTCTTCCTGCTCCGCAGCCCGGCGCTCACGAGGTTGGAATGCACCACTGGGCGCAGCCATCTTGCATCCGGATCGGAAATTGTGTAACGTCCTTAAATTGGCCTCGAGCTCGCCCCAATCTCCAGCTTCCTTCCGTCTGCCATTTCGAAAGTGGGCGCTCGGAAATGGAGACAGCTCGAGGTCTAGCGCTCGCGAAGCCTCTCTGGGAGGGCAGGGTTCCAGAAAGGGGCTGGACTTCCGGATGCGTACTTCCTGTGCGTCCAGCTCCGGTCCGCCGTTGGCTGCGGGGAGGGTTTAGAAAGGAGCGCACTTCCGGTGCCCTTTCTCCCGCGAGCGCCTGGGGCCCGGACCCTCGTGTGAAGGGTGCCATCCCTAAGCGGGAGCGCGGTAGAGACGGGCCGGCACCCCCTTCTTAGCACTGGTGCCGCCGGCCTCAGGACCGAACATGGCCCAGAACTTGAAGGACTTAGCGGGCCGGCTGCCCTCCGGGCCGCGGGGCATGGGCACGGCGCTGAAGCTACTGCTGGGGGCCGGCGCCGTGGCCTACGGCATCCGCGAATCGGTGTTCACCGGTGAGCAACCTGCGCCCGCTCTCCGGACTCCCGCCAACCTTCCCTGGACCCCTTCCCAGGACCccttcccagccccagccccagccccaccgaGGCCCCGCGCTCACCCAGCCCCTCACCCCGCCCCACCAGAAGCTGACACGTATTCTGAGCCCGGCCTGGACTgactcccaccctctccctgcagtggaaggaggGCACAGAGCCATTTTCTTTAATCGGATCGGAGGCGTGCAGCAGGACACCATTCTGGCCGAGGGCCTTCACTTCAGGTAATGGCGGGCAGAACTGACTGACCCTGACCCATCACCCTTGAACGTCGACCCACCAGTACCTGTAGTAAGACTGACAGCGAGATTCAGCGCTGCCTTTTCCCCTTCTCACCCCATCTCCCCGAACAGTGGTGCGGCCCAAATCTCCAGCAGCACATACTGTTGTTTTCCGAAGGGAGAAGACAGTTTCTCCTTGACCGTGGTCATTAAGAGGAGGAGCAGGTCAAGAAACACGTGGTGAAGGAAAACCGGGCAGAACTAGTGAAATCGCAGCTTCCTAACCCCTATCCCTGTTTCCTTCCCTCCAGGATCCCCTGGTTCCAGTACCCCATCATCTACGACATTCGGGCCAGACCCCGAAAAATTTCCTCCCCCACAGGCTCCAAAGGTAGGTCTGGGCACTGGGACATCCCTGACAGTAAACACGGGAGCCTGGTCAGAGACTGGGGAAGATGGTAGTGTCAGATCTCTTGGGCTTTGGCTTCCACTTCTGTAAACAAGGTGTAATAAAAGCACCTGCTCCAGGGATTAAAGCAGTACATTCTGGACATGCTGTGCATTTGCTCGTTTTCAAGTGTTCCTCCGCCTAGTGTAAACTCAGTAAGAGCATTGTTTGTCTTTTGTCTTATTCACTACCTAGGTCAAAGCCTTGCTTTAAAACCTTTCTTTAACTGTTTGATTTATTAATCTACTGGTACATTCTGTTCTGGGGAAACTTGGTCTCACCTATCCCCCAGGGCACCTATTCCCTCCTAGACCATTCACAGATGTGCCTTTGAGATTCCCCAGATCAACccttacacagacacacacacacacacacacacacacaatgaggcAAGTAGCTCACCTGTAATGTACTTTTTTGCGTTATCTTCAGTGAAGGTTTCTTAAATTCCCAAAACCCTAGGCCTTAAAAATAAAGTATCCACAAAACAGTCTTTGTTCTCAAGTCCTTACTGTCTAGTTCAGGAGACGGGTGATAAGGATACAATTGTAACAACTTTCAGTGAAgcctcaaaaataaaagaaagctttTCTGGAGGAGAGGCCATGGGTAGAGAAGATTTGACCATGGACAAGTATGCACTTGGCCTGTGCTGAGTCACCTCTCGTCAGCCTCCTCACTCTCCGCCCAAGGCCGTTCTGGGCCACAGGGCATTGCCCTAGGTAGCCAGAGAAGCACGCACAGGAGAAAATGCCTAGGCAGGGCGGCTTTGCCGAGAGGCCAGGTGAGCCCCCGTAGCCTCGCCCAGCCACTGCTGACCTCTTTCTTAGACCTGCAGATGGTGAACATCTCCCTGCGGGTGCTGTCCCGACCCAATGCCATGGAGCTGCCCAGCATGTACCAGCGCTTGGGGCTGGACTACGAGGAGCGAGTGTTGCCGTCCATTGTCAACGAGGTGCTCAAGAGCGTAGTGGCCAAGTTCAACGCCTCCCAGCTGATCACCCAGCGGGCCCAGGTCTGACTCCagctccccttccctcccacagCATCAGCATTTCCCTCCAAAGCCGCGTGGACGGGCTTTTAGGAAAGCCAGCCCATTAGGAAAGGACTGTAACCTGAGGTCCTATACACCCAAAAAGCCGTGCTGATGGCCAGTGTGGGGAACGAGGGCCAGGCCTGGTTAGTGTCAGGCAGGGAGAGAGAACCGTGGTCTAGACCCGCACACACGGTTTTGGAAAGAGTGGAGCTTAGGAGTCCGTGTGACCGAGGCCTCTCCAGCTTTGCGGGCTCAGTGAGGAAGTCGGAGAGCCTCAGTCTGCCCCTGCGGTGTTCTGGAGATCGGGGATTCCCGTGGTCACGGCAGCGCGCCTTCCTT
This window encodes:
- the EMG1 gene encoding ribosomal RNA small subunit methyltransferase NEP1 isoform X2 translates to MAAPSGAFQPRERRAAEQEEDWDAVAPKRPRLGAGSKIGGRRLIVVLEGASLETVKVGKTYELLNCDKHKSILLKNGRDPGEVRPDIAHQSLLMLMDSPLNRAGLLQVYIHTQKNVLIEVNPQTRIPRTFDRFCGLMVQLLHKLSVRAADGPQKLLKVAVEYTEKMVSISNYPLSAALTCAKVTTAFEEAWGVV
- the EMG1 gene encoding ribosomal RNA small subunit methyltransferase NEP1 isoform X1; this encodes MAAPSGAFQPRERRAAEQEEDWDAVAPKRPRLGAGSKIGGRRLIVVLEGASLETVKVGKTYELLNCDKHKSILLKNGRDPGEVRPDIAHQSLLMLMDSPLNRAGLLQVYIHTQKNVLIEVNPQTRIPRTFDRFCGLMVQLLHKLSVRAADGPQKLLKVIKNPVSDHFPVGCMKIGTSFSVPVVSDVRELAPSSDPIVFVVGAFAHGKVAVEYTEKMVSISNYPLSAALTCAKVTTAFEEAWGVV
- the PHB2 gene encoding prohibitin-2 encodes the protein MAQNLKDLAGRLPSGPRGMGTALKLLLGAGAVAYGIRESVFTVEGGHRAIFFNRIGGVQQDTILAEGLHFRIPWFQYPIIYDIRARPRKISSPTGSKDLQMVNISLRVLSRPNAMELPSMYQRLGLDYEERVLPSIVNEVLKSVVAKFNASQLITQRAQVSLLIRRELTERAKDFSLILDDVAITELSFSREYTAAVEAKQVAQQEAQRAQFLVEKAKQEQRQKIVQAEGEAEAARMLGEALSKNPGYIKLRKIRAAQNISKTIATSQNRIYLTADNLVLNLQDESFTRGSDSLIKGKK